From Deltaproteobacteria bacterium, one genomic window encodes:
- a CDS encoding UTP--glucose-1-phosphate uridylyltransferase, which yields MRRVRKAVIPAAGIGTRFLPITKVVPKEILPIGRKPVIQYVVEEAIASGIEEIIFIISPGKEMIVDYFRSDPVLESVLGERGKREEIELLGRIPTCAKVSAVYQRQPLGLGHAVLCAKEAVGNEDFLVILPDVVVDAKVPACRQLIEVCGKAWGLLMEKVPRERVSFYGIVEVERVGNELYQILGAVEKPSSETAPSDLSILGRYLLPPDVFSCIEALTPTALGEIQLTEAIDRLTRQRPAYGAVCQGLLFDVGTPEGFMRAGRHYLDTDLP from the coding sequence ATGCGTCGGGTGCGAAAGGCTGTCATTCCTGCTGCCGGTATTGGAACCCGCTTCCTGCCGATCACCAAGGTCGTTCCAAAGGAGATCTTGCCGATCGGCAGAAAGCCCGTGATTCAGTATGTTGTCGAAGAGGCGATTGCGTCGGGGATCGAGGAGATCATTTTTATCATCAGCCCTGGCAAGGAGATGATTGTTGATTATTTCCGCTCTGATCCAGTTCTTGAGTCTGTTCTGGGTGAGAGAGGGAAGAGGGAGGAGATTGAGCTTCTTGGCCGTATCCCGACTTGCGCCAAGGTTAGCGCCGTCTACCAGAGGCAACCGTTGGGACTGGGTCATGCGGTTCTTTGTGCCAAAGAGGCGGTTGGGAATGAGGACTTTCTCGTCATCTTGCCGGATGTGGTTGTGGATGCGAAGGTGCCGGCCTGTCGTCAGTTGATAGAGGTGTGTGGAAAAGCGTGGGGGCTCTTGATGGAGAAGGTCCCAAGAGAGAGGGTCAGTTTTTATGGAATTGTTGAGGTTGAGCGCGTTGGAAATGAACTCTATCAGATCCTGGGGGCTGTTGAAAAACCGAGTTCGGAAACTGCCCCGTCCGACCTTTCCATTTTAGGACGCTATCTGCTCCCCCCAGATGTTTTTTCCTGTATTGAGGCACTGACACCAACGGCTTTGGGAGAAATCCAACTTACAGAAGCGATTGATCGGCTGACGCGTCAGAGACCGGCTTATGGAGCGGTATGCCAGGGACTCCTTTTTGATGTAGGGACACCCGAAGGATTCATGCGTGCGGGGAGACACTATTTGGATACGGATCTTCCGTAG
- the aceE gene encoding pyruvate dehydrogenase (acetyl-transferring), homodimeric type — MGPQDKKGRICFPFETPYINTIPVGDQPPYPGDFKIEQQIRNMIRWNAMAMVVRANMREPGIGGHISTYASSANLLEVAFCHFLKGHDHPEGGDQVFFQGHSSPGIYARAFLEGRVTLQQVENFRRELAEGGGLSSYPHPWLMPDFWEFPTVSMGLSPIQAIYQARFNRYLEDRGIKETSSQRVWAFVGDGEMDEPESMGSITVASREQLDNLIFVVNCNLQRLDGPVRGNGKIIQELESIFRGAGWNVIKVIWGRDWDPLLAADKEGHLVRRMGEAVDGDYQKYVVEPGSYTRQHFFGRDPELLKMVELLTDDQIRRLRRGGHDTFKIYSAYKAAMENKGSPTIILAKTIKGYGLGEGGEGRNITHQQKKLNEAELRQFRDRFKIPISDKHLKEAPFYRPPANSPEIEYLLERRRALGGFVPRRKTAKEKISTVTLSDFREFLVGTQEGREVSTTMAFVSLLSKLLRHPRLGKFIVPILPDEARTFGMEPLFRQVGIYSAMGQLYEPVDAKMILYYREAKEGQLIEEGLTEAGAISSFAAAGSSESSHGVMMIPFYIFYSMFGFQRVGDLIWALQDQRCRGFILGATAGRTTLSGEGLQHQDGHSPLFASAYPRVKSYEPTFAYEILVLIREGIREMYERGRELMYYLTLQNENYPMAPMPDGVEEGILKGMYLFSSGDMGGRAQQAAPLRVTLLGSGSIFQEVLKAQKILREKFHIVADVWNVTSYSELRREALEVERWNVLHSSEPQKKPWITQRLGKVEGPVISVSDWIRAVPDQIARWVPHFYSLGTDGLGRSASRAELRRFFEVDAESIVVASLSQLARQGKIGHQVVGEAIQGFGINPAKEDPGL, encoded by the coding sequence ATGGGTCCGCAAGATAAAAAGGGGCGCATCTGTTTTCCATTTGAGACCCCCTACATCAACACGATTCCGGTTGGGGATCAGCCACCCTATCCGGGTGACTTCAAGATCGAACAACAGATCCGGAACATGATCCGCTGGAATGCGATGGCGATGGTCGTTCGAGCTAACATGCGTGAGCCAGGGATCGGCGGTCATATTTCGACCTACGCCTCCTCCGCAAACCTCCTGGAGGTCGCCTTTTGCCACTTTCTAAAGGGGCATGATCATCCGGAGGGAGGGGACCAGGTCTTTTTTCAAGGGCATTCCTCGCCCGGAATTTATGCCCGTGCCTTTCTGGAAGGGCGGGTGACGCTTCAACAGGTGGAGAACTTTCGTCGCGAGTTGGCGGAAGGAGGGGGACTCTCTTCCTATCCGCATCCGTGGCTGATGCCTGATTTCTGGGAGTTTCCAACCGTCTCGATGGGACTCTCACCGATTCAGGCGATCTATCAGGCGAGGTTTAATCGCTATCTTGAGGATCGTGGAATCAAAGAGACGAGTAGTCAACGTGTCTGGGCGTTTGTGGGGGATGGAGAGATGGACGAACCGGAGTCGATGGGCTCGATCACCGTCGCCTCACGTGAACAGCTCGACAACCTGATTTTTGTCGTCAATTGTAACCTTCAACGCCTCGATGGCCCGGTTCGCGGCAACGGCAAGATTATTCAGGAGCTGGAGTCGATCTTTCGGGGGGCCGGCTGGAATGTGATCAAGGTGATCTGGGGGCGTGACTGGGACCCGCTGCTTGCTGCCGATAAAGAAGGGCATCTCGTTCGGCGAATGGGCGAGGCGGTCGATGGTGATTATCAGAAGTATGTCGTCGAACCTGGCAGCTATACACGGCAACATTTTTTTGGGAGAGATCCGGAGCTTTTAAAGATGGTTGAGTTGTTGACGGACGACCAGATCCGACGACTCCGTCGTGGGGGGCACGACACCTTCAAGATCTATTCTGCCTACAAGGCGGCTATGGAGAATAAGGGCAGTCCGACGATCATTCTGGCAAAGACGATCAAGGGATATGGATTGGGCGAGGGTGGAGAGGGACGAAACATCACCCATCAGCAAAAAAAGCTTAACGAGGCGGAGCTCCGGCAGTTTCGGGACCGATTCAAGATCCCGATTTCGGATAAACATCTCAAGGAGGCCCCCTTTTATCGCCCGCCGGCTAATAGCCCAGAAATAGAATATCTCCTCGAACGCCGCCGGGCATTAGGCGGGTTTGTTCCACGCAGAAAAACAGCAAAAGAGAAAATTTCAACCGTTACACTGAGCGATTTTCGGGAATTTCTTGTCGGAACCCAGGAAGGACGGGAGGTTTCGACAACAATGGCGTTTGTCTCTCTTTTGTCAAAGCTCCTCCGCCATCCCCGTCTTGGAAAATTTATCGTCCCGATCCTTCCTGACGAGGCGAGGACTTTTGGAATGGAACCGCTCTTTCGTCAGGTTGGGATCTACTCCGCCATGGGTCAGCTTTACGAACCGGTCGATGCGAAGATGATCCTTTACTACCGCGAGGCGAAGGAGGGGCAGCTCATTGAAGAGGGGTTGACCGAGGCAGGGGCGATCTCCTCTTTTGCAGCGGCTGGCAGTTCGGAGTCGAGTCATGGGGTAATGATGATCCCATTCTACATTTTCTACTCGATGTTTGGTTTCCAGAGGGTCGGCGATTTGATCTGGGCGTTGCAGGATCAACGGTGTCGCGGTTTTATTCTGGGGGCGACGGCGGGAAGGACGACGCTTTCCGGTGAAGGACTTCAACATCAAGATGGTCACAGTCCTCTTTTTGCCAGTGCCTATCCGCGCGTGAAGAGTTACGAACCGACCTTTGCCTACGAGATCCTTGTTCTCATTCGAGAAGGGATCCGCGAAATGTACGAGAGGGGAAGGGAGCTGATGTACTACCTCACCCTTCAGAACGAGAATTATCCGATGGCACCAATGCCGGACGGTGTTGAGGAGGGAATCCTCAAGGGGATGTATCTTTTTTCCAGTGGGGATATGGGAGGAAGGGCACAGCAAGCGGCGCCCCTACGTGTAACACTGTTGGGAAGCGGCTCGATTTTTCAGGAGGTTTTGAAGGCGCAGAAGATTTTGAGGGAAAAGTTCCATATCGTTGCTGACGTCTGGAATGTCACGAGCTACAGTGAGCTCCGACGCGAGGCGCTCGAGGTGGAGCGTTGGAACGTGCTCCATTCAAGCGAACCGCAAAAAAAACCTTGGATCACCCAGCGGTTGGGCAAGGTAGAGGGGCCCGTGATCTCTGTCAGCGACTGGATCCGGGCGGTCCCGGACCAGATTGCACGATGGGTGCCCCATTTTTATTCGTTGGGAACTGATGGTCTTGGGCGTAGTGCCTCGCGGGCGGAGCTGCGTCGTTTTTTTGAGGTTGATGCCGAATCGATTGTCGTGGCGAGTCTCTCCCAACTGGCCCGGCAGGGGAAGATCGGTCATCAGGTGGTAGGGGAGGCGATCCAAGGATTTGGAATCAATCCGGCCAAAGAAGATCCAGGTCTATAG
- a CDS encoding thiolase family protein: MEAVIVAAVRSPMGRSGKGLLQNMRIDDLGAVVVREVLKRVPNLDPKEIEDVQIGCAMPEGEQGMNVARQISMLSGIPLEAAATTINRFCASGLESICNAALRVMTSHGDVFVAGGVESMSHVPMGGFNPSLNEKFFQGGLPQAYVSMGITAENVASKYKVSREDQDRFALGSHRKAVAAQKEGKFKSEMMAIEVQLPDGKKVLLDRDETPREECSLEQLAKLKPAFLEGGSVTAGNSSPLTDGAAAVVVMSIDRAKALGIRPLVKIRAMAVAGLEPEYMGMGPVPAVKKVLKRAGMTLKDIDVIEINEAFASQSLAVIRELDLDMEKVNPHGGAIALGHPLGCSGSRIMATLINGLIIKNKTVGLETMCIGGGQGMAAIVERL; the protein is encoded by the coding sequence ATGGAAGCTGTCATTGTTGCCGCGGTTCGAAGCCCGATGGGTAGATCCGGTAAGGGACTTCTTCAAAACATGAGGATTGATGACTTGGGTGCTGTGGTGGTTCGTGAGGTTCTGAAAAGGGTGCCCAATCTCGATCCCAAGGAGATTGAGGATGTCCAGATCGGCTGTGCCATGCCGGAAGGTGAACAGGGGATGAACGTGGCACGTCAGATCAGCATGCTCTCCGGTATCCCGCTGGAGGCGGCCGCCACCACGATCAACCGCTTTTGTGCCTCCGGATTAGAGTCGATCTGTAATGCGGCCTTGCGGGTCATGACCAGTCACGGCGATGTTTTTGTGGCAGGCGGGGTGGAGTCAATGAGCCATGTTCCGATGGGGGGATTCAATCCCTCGCTCAACGAAAAATTTTTTCAGGGAGGTTTGCCACAGGCGTACGTCTCGATGGGGATCACGGCTGAGAATGTCGCCTCAAAATATAAGGTGAGCCGTGAGGATCAGGACCGGTTCGCCCTCGGTTCTCACCGGAAGGCGGTTGCGGCCCAAAAAGAGGGGAAATTCAAAAGTGAGATGATGGCGATTGAGGTCCAGCTGCCGGATGGAAAGAAGGTGCTCCTCGACCGGGACGAGACCCCACGTGAGGAGTGTAGCCTCGAACAGCTTGCCAAGTTGAAACCGGCTTTTTTAGAGGGAGGCTCAGTCACTGCAGGGAATTCATCACCACTGACCGATGGTGCCGCGGCTGTTGTTGTCATGTCGATCGATCGTGCCAAGGCGTTGGGGATTCGTCCGCTGGTTAAAATTCGTGCCATGGCCGTCGCCGGTCTGGAACCGGAGTATATGGGGATGGGTCCTGTCCCTGCCGTCAAAAAAGTTTTGAAGAGGGCTGGCATGACACTCAAGGATATTGATGTGATCGAGATCAATGAGGCGTTTGCGTCCCAATCCCTTGCGGTTATTCGCGAGTTGGACCTCGATATGGAAAAAGTGAATCCACATGGAGGGGCGATTGCCCTCGGCCACCCGCTTGGTTGCAGTGGCTCTCGTATTATGGCGACGCTGATTAATGGTTTAATTATCAAGAATAAAACCGTTGGTCTTGAAACGATGTGTATTGGGGGCGGCCAAGGAATGGCCGCGATTGTGGAGCGGTTGTGA
- a CDS encoding BrnT family toxin produces the protein MDFTLLKGFEWDVGNIAKIQSRLDLATVEFAFHGGPYVAFDEKHSSHEKRWLLVNKVQERCIFIIFTTRDRKIRVISARYMRKKEAKKYEDWFKKE, from the coding sequence GTGGATTTCACCTTGCTCAAGGGGTTCGAGTGGGACGTCGGGAATATAGCAAAAATACAGAGCCGCCTTGACCTGGCCACGGTCGAGTTTGCATTTCATGGAGGACCCTATGTGGCATTTGATGAAAAGCATTCCTCGCACGAAAAGAGGTGGCTGTTGGTTAATAAAGTACAGGAACGATGTATTTTTATTATTTTTACAACACGTGACAGAAAAATTCGCGTGATTTCGGCAAGGTACATGAGAAAAAAGGAGGCCAAGAAATATGAAGACTGGTTCAAAAAGGAGTAA
- a CDS encoding 3-hydroxyacyl-CoA dehydrogenase/enoyl-CoA hydratase family protein — protein sequence MRVEIKRVAVLGSGIMGSGIAAHLSGAGIPCYLLDIVPKEPGADRNRLAKAGIEALLNSKPSLIFSKRDARLITPGNFEDDWEKLKECDWVIEVVVERLDIKRQVFERVEQTVRPETIVSSNTSGLSLRSMSEGRSSPFRRNFLVTHFFNPVRYMKLVEVVSSSETDPGTVETMVRFLEQKLGKGVVFAKDTPNFIANRIGVFGWFSAMKYILEKNYPVEAVDKILGPAIGRPKSGMFRTTDMVGVDTLAHIAHHTYESCPNDEMREIYKVPKIVEEMIEKKQLGEKTGQGFYKKVKRGDGISEILVLDWQTGEYRSQQKVRYPSLGKVKEIESSAARLKFFVNQKDEGGELAWKVVRDTLLYSANRIPEIADDIVNFDNGMKWGYNWDLGPFEIWDCLGVKEAVERIRQDGFKIPSFVEAVLQKGEGTFYRRGAAGLEYFDLHTSSYKAIRQGEGVLLLKSIRERTPVLRKNDSASLIDIGDGVLCLEFNSKMNAIDDEICSLMKEGVREAERNFTGMVVANEGENFSVGANLMLLFMAAQMGDWKQIETVLKNFQDACMGLRYSAKPVVAVPFNLALGGGCEVCLGADAIQAHAELYMGLVELGVGLIPAGGGCKEMIRRFDESVKMGPFPKVQRAFETIGFARVSTSAKEAQEIGYMTKKDRISLSRDRLLTDAKRRVVEMAKNYQRPVPREDIVLPGHGGYYAMVSAIEGFRLQGKISEHDEVIAKKLSHILTGGDRPNMGRVSEQKLLDLEREVFLSLCGMEKTQERIQHMLLKGKPLRN from the coding sequence GTGAGGGTGGAAATCAAAAGAGTTGCCGTTCTTGGTTCCGGTATCATGGGGTCGGGCATTGCGGCTCATCTGTCGGGGGCCGGGATTCCTTGTTACCTCCTTGATATTGTCCCGAAGGAGCCCGGTGCGGATCGCAACAGGTTGGCGAAGGCCGGAATCGAAGCACTCCTGAATTCAAAGCCGTCCCTGATTTTTTCAAAGAGAGATGCCCGATTGATCACTCCAGGCAACTTTGAAGACGATTGGGAAAAGTTGAAGGAGTGTGACTGGGTCATTGAGGTGGTTGTTGAACGGCTCGATATCAAACGGCAGGTCTTCGAACGTGTCGAGCAGACAGTCCGTCCTGAGACGATTGTAAGCTCAAACACATCGGGATTGTCACTTCGCTCGATGTCTGAGGGGCGCTCCTCTCCTTTTCGGAGAAATTTTCTTGTGACCCACTTTTTTAACCCTGTCCGTTATATGAAGCTCGTTGAGGTCGTCTCTTCATCCGAGACGGATCCCGGTACTGTCGAGACCATGGTCAGATTTTTGGAACAAAAACTTGGCAAAGGGGTTGTTTTTGCCAAGGACACCCCTAATTTTATCGCTAATCGGATCGGGGTCTTCGGCTGGTTTTCTGCCATGAAGTACATCCTGGAAAAAAATTATCCTGTCGAGGCGGTCGACAAAATTTTGGGGCCGGCGATTGGTCGTCCCAAGAGCGGGATGTTTCGGACGACCGATATGGTGGGGGTTGATACACTGGCCCATATCGCCCACCACACCTACGAGAGTTGTCCCAATGATGAGATGAGGGAGATTTACAAGGTCCCGAAAATTGTTGAGGAGATGATTGAAAAAAAACAGCTTGGGGAAAAAACGGGGCAAGGTTTCTACAAAAAGGTAAAACGGGGGGATGGAATCTCCGAGATTTTGGTTCTCGATTGGCAGACGGGCGAATACCGTTCTCAACAGAAGGTTCGTTATCCTTCACTTGGCAAGGTGAAGGAGATCGAATCATCCGCCGCACGATTGAAATTTTTTGTAAATCAAAAAGATGAGGGGGGAGAGCTTGCCTGGAAGGTTGTTCGTGACACCCTGCTCTATTCTGCCAACCGGATTCCTGAGATTGCTGATGATATCGTCAATTTCGATAATGGAATGAAGTGGGGATATAACTGGGATCTGGGCCCGTTTGAAATCTGGGATTGCCTGGGCGTCAAAGAGGCTGTCGAGAGAATCCGCCAGGACGGCTTCAAGATTCCATCGTTCGTTGAAGCGGTCCTTCAGAAGGGTGAAGGGACATTTTATCGCCGAGGCGCCGCCGGTCTTGAATATTTTGATCTCCATACCTCTTCCTACAAGGCAATCCGGCAGGGAGAGGGGGTCCTCCTTCTGAAATCAATCAGGGAACGGACGCCAGTGCTTCGCAAGAATGATTCAGCCTCATTGATCGATATTGGGGACGGTGTCCTTTGTCTCGAATTTAACTCCAAGATGAACGCGATAGACGACGAGATCTGCTCCCTCATGAAAGAGGGTGTTCGGGAGGCGGAAAGAAACTTCACGGGCATGGTTGTTGCCAACGAAGGGGAGAACTTTTCGGTCGGTGCCAATCTGATGCTCCTCTTCATGGCGGCCCAGATGGGGGATTGGAAACAGATCGAAACCGTTTTAAAAAACTTTCAGGACGCCTGTATGGGGCTCCGCTATTCCGCCAAGCCGGTTGTCGCCGTTCCTTTCAATCTCGCGTTGGGTGGTGGTTGCGAGGTCTGTTTGGGGGCCGATGCGATTCAGGCACACGCGGAGCTGTACATGGGGCTTGTCGAGTTGGGTGTTGGACTGATCCCGGCAGGCGGCGGTTGCAAGGAGATGATCCGCCGGTTCGATGAGTCGGTTAAGATGGGGCCTTTTCCAAAGGTGCAGCGGGCCTTTGAGACGATCGGTTTTGCCAGGGTCTCTACCTCTGCCAAGGAGGCGCAGGAGATCGGTTACATGACCAAAAAAGACAGGATCAGCCTTTCACGCGACCGTCTCCTGACGGATGCCAAGCGTCGTGTTGTGGAGATGGCCAAGAACTACCAAAGACCGGTTCCCAGGGAAGATATTGTTCTGCCGGGACATGGTGGCTACTACGCCATGGTCTCAGCGATTGAGGGTTTTCGCCTGCAGGGGAAGATCAGCGAGCATGACGAGGTGATCGCTAAAAAGCTTTCTCACATTCTTACGGGTGGCGATAGGCCGAACATGGGAAGGGTCTCGGAGCAAAAACTGCTCGACCTCGAACGGGAGGTTTTTCTCTCACTTTGTGGCATGGAGAAGACGCAGGAACGAATCCAACACATGCTATTAAAAGGCAAGCCGCTCCGAAACTGA
- a CDS encoding NAD(P)/FAD-dependent oxidoreductase, whose translation MLVVIIGAGIVGLHTARVFQERGDEVYLLETASSLGEETSGRNSGVIHSGVFYKPGSFKEKVCIEGNRFTYQWLRELNVNHQACGKWIVPEEGQEADLETFLARIENLPITKPQLLSPKQLSRQEPLLRPTQAIFIPSTGLVDAAGYLKSMALYLEERGVHIILGCRVTGLRGERALETERGEIPFDLAINAAGLYADEVARWSGLNEYEIRPCRGDYYLLNQQPLQRPVYHLPNRSAHGLGVHLTPTLDGQTLVGPNAFFIREKSNYSPLSSIEDFQRSVRFYLPHLKDFSLSQGYSGNRPKLFRAGQPVGEFILKKKGNWIHALGIESPGLTAAPALAREILRLL comes from the coding sequence ATGTTAGTTGTTATCATCGGTGCCGGAATTGTCGGTCTTCATACAGCGAGAGTTTTTCAGGAGAGGGGGGATGAGGTTTATCTCCTTGAGACGGCCTCGTCTCTTGGAGAGGAGACAAGCGGTAGAAACAGCGGCGTTATCCATTCCGGAGTTTTCTACAAACCTGGTTCATTCAAGGAAAAGGTCTGCATTGAGGGAAACCGGTTCACCTATCAATGGCTCCGTGAGTTGAATGTCAACCACCAGGCCTGTGGTAAATGGATCGTCCCTGAAGAGGGACAGGAAGCAGATCTGGAAACTTTTCTTGCCCGGATAGAGAATCTTCCGATCACCAAACCTCAACTTCTCTCCCCAAAACAACTTTCTCGGCAAGAACCTCTTCTAAGACCTACCCAAGCAATTTTCATCCCTTCAACAGGGCTCGTCGATGCCGCGGGCTATCTCAAATCAATGGCGCTTTACCTTGAGGAACGGGGAGTCCATATCATTCTGGGATGCAGGGTCACCGGGCTCAGGGGAGAGCGTGCACTGGAAACAGAACGTGGAGAAATTCCGTTTGATCTTGCGATTAATGCCGCGGGACTTTATGCCGATGAGGTCGCTCGCTGGTCCGGGTTGAATGAATACGAAATCCGACCTTGTCGTGGGGATTACTATCTCCTTAACCAACAACCGCTCCAACGTCCCGTCTATCACCTTCCCAATCGGTCGGCCCATGGTCTGGGGGTCCATCTGACACCGACCCTTGACGGCCAAACTTTGGTAGGGCCCAATGCCTTTTTCATCCGCGAGAAGTCAAACTATTCTCCTCTCTCCTCGATAGAAGACTTTCAGAGATCCGTAAGATTTTATCTGCCCCATCTCAAAGACTTCAGCCTTTCACAGGGATACTCAGGAAACCGGCCAAAACTCTTTCGGGCAGGACAACCCGTTGGCGAATTCATCCTCAAAAAGAAGGGGAACTGGATTCATGCTCTGGGGATTGAGTCGCCAGGCTTAACGGCGGCACCGGCCTTGGCACGGGAGATATTGCGCCTTCTATAG
- a CDS encoding flippase-like domain-containing protein: MVILYYLFRQYPPSQILTAWQYLNVLPFCIYSIGYFIFMWFFDCWSLGWFFSHFGHPLSVRDIGPIRFASYLLMTLNFGAGQGAFAYFLKQKKKIPFFKSSSLMLFIVLIDLYTTILLAFIGSLTTNLVVHEINLSQFIQAIWGGSTVGLFALFLFFRLPLNWRTLKWVRTRDLFHTFHHAVPTDYLRGIMARLPMHLALNTTLYVVAHFFQASIPLAKVLAFFPFVVLVGTIPITPSGLGTTQAAMVEFFKPHIQGVPLENGLLSVGELLFYIGLLFSVFNLLLKLVTGLYFLKKQDADLPIS; encoded by the coding sequence TTGGTCATCCTGTATTACCTGTTTCGGCAGTACCCCCCCTCACAAATTCTGACAGCATGGCAATACCTCAATGTCTTGCCGTTTTGTATTTATTCTATTGGTTACTTCATTTTCATGTGGTTTTTCGACTGTTGGTCGCTGGGCTGGTTCTTCTCGCACTTTGGACATCCCCTCTCCGTACGAGACATAGGGCCAATCCGTTTCGCCTCGTACCTCCTGATGACGCTCAACTTTGGAGCCGGCCAGGGCGCATTCGCTTATTTTTTAAAACAGAAGAAAAAGATCCCTTTTTTTAAAAGTTCGAGCCTTATGCTCTTTATTGTTCTGATCGACCTCTACACAACGATCTTGCTTGCCTTTATCGGCTCTTTGACAACAAATCTTGTTGTACATGAGATTAACCTGAGTCAATTCATCCAGGCCATCTGGGGAGGAAGTACCGTTGGCCTCTTCGCACTCTTTCTCTTTTTTCGGCTTCCGCTCAACTGGCGCACCTTGAAATGGGTCCGAACGAGAGACCTTTTTCACACCTTCCACCATGCGGTCCCGACTGATTATCTTCGCGGAATTATGGCTAGATTACCGATGCATCTGGCACTCAACACAACCCTTTATGTTGTCGCCCATTTTTTTCAGGCCTCAATCCCTCTCGCAAAAGTACTCGCCTTCTTTCCCTTTGTCGTTCTGGTCGGCACAATCCCGATCACTCCTTCTGGGCTCGGTACCACACAGGCCGCAATGGTGGAATTCTTCAAGCCTCATATCCAGGGAGTTCCGCTGGAAAATGGCTTGCTTTCCGTAGGGGAGCTCCTCTTTTACATAGGCCTCCTGTTTTCTGTCTTTAATCTTCTCCTGAAGCTGGTGACAGGACTCTACTTTCTTAAAAAACAGGATGCCGATTTGCCAATCTCTTAA
- a CDS encoding mannose-1-phosphate guanylyltransferase/mannose-6-phosphate isomerase, whose translation MRLSMPSLYGVILAGGTGTRLWPLSRSLLPKQLLPLTEEKTLLQLTALRLLKTISPDHIVTVTQADHHFEVQRQLEAVHPDLTKMILAEPEGRNTLPAISWSVAVIARQDPKAIIGIFPSDHFISNEEAFMKALQKGIRLVGEEAIVTFGIRPLYPATGYGYIRAEHPLNTPGGFKIGSFVEKPDYETALRYLAEGSYFWNSGMFLFRAEVFQTLLKRLRPEIYSIAKELGDPSLTAATLERGYASLPKLSIDYGLMEKTDGGVVIPMEAGWNDLGSWEAYYNISPKDSDQNVIRGETLTRDTRSSLLYADQGLIATIGIENLVIIRTDDTVLVSPRERVQEVKEIVDRLKKTKNELTVSHRTVRRPWGSFTILEDTPDHKVKRLLVDPGKKLSLQKHRHRSEHWVILKGIARVICGDHESILSPGESINIPCEAPHRLGNDGKETLEVIEVQRGAYFGEDDIIRLEDDYGRSVSK comes from the coding sequence ATGAGACTTTCTATGCCCTCTTTGTATGGCGTCATCCTGGCCGGTGGGACCGGAACCCGCTTATGGCCCCTCTCACGAAGCCTCCTGCCCAAGCAACTCCTTCCGTTAACGGAAGAAAAGACGCTCCTCCAACTCACCGCGCTGCGTCTGCTTAAAACCATCTCTCCAGATCATATTGTAACGGTGACACAAGCGGATCATCACTTTGAGGTCCAACGTCAACTGGAGGCCGTTCATCCCGACCTCACGAAAATGATTCTGGCGGAACCTGAGGGAAGAAACACCCTCCCGGCCATCTCGTGGTCCGTAGCAGTGATTGCCCGTCAAGATCCAAAGGCGATTATCGGGATCTTTCCGTCTGATCATTTCATCTCCAATGAAGAAGCCTTTATGAAGGCCCTTCAGAAGGGGATTCGGTTAGTCGGTGAAGAGGCGATTGTCACATTCGGCATCCGCCCCCTCTACCCCGCAACGGGGTATGGTTATATTCGAGCCGAGCATCCTTTGAATACACCCGGTGGCTTCAAAATTGGTTCCTTCGTGGAAAAACCGGATTATGAAACAGCGTTGCGCTATCTGGCGGAAGGAAGTTACTTCTGGAACTCCGGCATGTTTCTCTTTCGTGCGGAAGTTTTTCAGACCCTTCTAAAGAGACTTCGGCCTGAAATCTACAGCATTGCCAAAGAACTTGGAGATCCATCACTTACTGCGGCAACCTTGGAACGCGGTTATGCCTCCCTCCCAAAACTTTCGATCGATTACGGACTCATGGAAAAGACAGACGGTGGCGTTGTCATACCGATGGAGGCCGGCTGGAACGATCTGGGAAGCTGGGAGGCGTACTACAATATCAGCCCTAAGGATTCAGATCAAAATGTCATTCGTGGAGAGACGCTGACACGCGATACACGCTCGTCACTCCTCTATGCCGATCAGGGTCTCATCGCCACCATCGGGATTGAAAATCTTGTAATTATCAGAACAGACGACACGGTCCTGGTGAGTCCGCGGGAACGGGTTCAAGAGGTCAAGGAGATCGTCGACCGGCTCAAAAAAACAAAAAACGAGTTGACCGTTTCTCATCGGACCGTCCGACGTCCTTGGGGATCGTTCACAATCCTGGAAGACACCCCGGACCACAAGGTCAAGCGGCTTCTGGTCGACCCCGGGAAAAAACTAAGTCTGCAGAAACACCGCCACCGCTCGGAACACTGGGTTATCCTCAAGGGAATTGCCCGCGTCATTTGTGGTGATCATGAATCAATTCTTTCGCCTGGTGAATCAATCAATATCCCCTGTGAAGCACCCCACCGACTTGGCAACGACGGGAAAGAAACTCTTGAGGTTATCGAGGTCCAGAGAGGGGCCTACTTCGGTGAGGATGATATTATCCGCCTTGAGGATGACTACGGAAGATCCGTATCCAAATAG